The following are encoded together in the Flavobacterium sp. TR2 genome:
- a CDS encoding reprolysin-like metallopeptidase, whose amino-acid sequence MKKQLLYIFLIFCSANINAQDALWQKVTSSSLMRKADGASSNKLYYKLNANLLSSKLASVTNKTAKIAASEITIPNADGVLERFSVWESSNFDPELQAKYPEIRSYEGRGIDDKNAKIHFSVAPIGIQTMVFRAAKPTEYIEQNPDNKLEYVLFKAQDNAESRKFLDCKTTGLVSENKNAATAKIASNAKQFKTLRLALSCTGEYAAYFGGTKAGALAGMNATLTRVNGIFNRDLAVKLILIANNQAVIYTDAATDPYSAASVGAADGGPWAKEVQTTLTNVIGEANYDIGHLFGASGGGGNAGCIGCICESPTSSDPIGKGSAFTSPADAKPEGDNFDIDFVAHEMGHQLGGTHTFSFQNEGYGTCYEPGSGSTIMGYAGVTKGYNIQDHSDDYFSYASINQIQSNLAGKTCPVTSPIADNNPPVINAGSDYTIPISTPFVLTGTGSDPEGNSITYTWEQYDSATTAFAGNSFASAAKPDGPMFRSFSPTASPVRYMPALSSVLNNQLTTTWESVSSIAKTMNFTLTGRDNAAEGKAQTNTDAMIVTVTAAAGPFAVTSQTEDNLGWAKGSVQTINWNVNNTNTLPGSSNVNIKLSLDGGTTFPIVLAANTPNDGSESIVVPSEIEVSTNCRLLIEPVGNIYYALNSKPFALGYTVSTSCASYSFGGGYSTGDNVNVNKTVSVPASTGSVSDVNVSVNVTHARFSDLTMQIISPKGTTVTLFNKNCGSTNSTFALQFDDSGTALNCSTTTSQIVIPSTALSAFNGENPEGAWTFRVLDDTVGALGTINAASVNICAKTYTLGNKDFENVAFVAYPNPNKGTFTVQFDRDSISEIKVYVNDINGKYVYDRAFQGSGYFIQDIQLPDVPSGLYFVTVTDGNRKEVTKILVN is encoded by the coding sequence ATGAAAAAACAGCTACTTTATATATTTTTAATTTTTTGTTCTGCAAATATCAATGCACAAGATGCTCTATGGCAGAAAGTAACTTCTTCATCGCTTATGCGAAAAGCGGATGGCGCAAGTTCCAATAAATTATACTATAAATTAAATGCAAATCTCCTAAGCTCTAAATTGGCTTCGGTTACAAATAAAACAGCAAAAATTGCAGCATCAGAAATCACCATTCCAAATGCTGACGGAGTTTTGGAGCGTTTTTCAGTTTGGGAATCTTCTAATTTTGATCCAGAATTACAGGCAAAATACCCAGAAATCAGATCTTATGAAGGGCGTGGAATAGATGATAAAAATGCTAAAATACATTTTAGCGTTGCTCCAATCGGAATTCAGACGATGGTTTTTAGAGCAGCAAAACCAACAGAATATATAGAGCAAAATCCTGATAATAAATTGGAGTATGTTTTGTTCAAAGCGCAAGACAATGCAGAGTCAAGAAAGTTCTTAGATTGCAAGACAACTGGTCTTGTTTCTGAAAATAAAAATGCGGCTACAGCAAAAATAGCGTCTAATGCCAAACAATTTAAAACACTTCGATTGGCATTATCCTGCACGGGAGAATATGCCGCTTATTTTGGCGGAACAAAGGCAGGAGCTTTAGCCGGAATGAATGCAACTTTAACTCGAGTAAATGGTATTTTTAATAGAGATCTTGCTGTAAAGTTAATCCTAATAGCCAATAATCAGGCTGTTATTTATACAGATGCTGCTACAGATCCTTATTCTGCTGCATCAGTTGGCGCTGCAGACGGAGGACCTTGGGCAAAAGAAGTGCAGACCACCTTAACCAATGTTATAGGTGAGGCCAATTATGACATAGGCCATTTGTTTGGCGCTTCTGGCGGAGGAGGAAACGCAGGCTGTATTGGCTGCATATGCGAAAGTCCAACATCTAGTGATCCAATTGGAAAAGGCAGTGCATTTACATCTCCAGCTGATGCAAAACCAGAAGGAGATAATTTTGATATCGATTTTGTTGCACACGAAATGGGGCATCAGCTTGGTGGCACACATACTTTTTCTTTTCAAAATGAAGGTTATGGAACGTGTTATGAGCCTGGAAGCGGTTCGACCATTATGGGTTATGCAGGCGTGACAAAAGGTTATAACATTCAAGATCATTCAGATGACTACTTTTCTTATGCAAGCATAAATCAGATCCAGAGCAATCTAGCAGGAAAAACCTGTCCGGTGACATCTCCTATAGCTGATAATAATCCGCCTGTGATAAATGCAGGTTCAGATTATACAATACCAATTAGCACGCCATTTGTTTTGACAGGAACTGGTTCTGATCCTGAAGGCAATTCTATAACCTACACTTGGGAACAATATGATAGTGCAACAACAGCTTTTGCGGGCAATAGTTTCGCATCTGCAGCAAAACCAGATGGGCCCATGTTTAGGTCCTTCTCGCCAACAGCTTCGCCCGTTCGTTATATGCCAGCTTTGAGTTCGGTATTAAATAATCAATTGACGACAACTTGGGAGTCTGTTTCTTCTATTGCAAAGACTATGAATTTTACGCTTACAGGAAGAGACAATGCAGCTGAAGGAAAGGCGCAGACCAACACAGATGCAATGATTGTGACAGTAACCGCAGCAGCAGGGCCATTTGCCGTAACGTCGCAAACAGAAGATAATCTTGGTTGGGCAAAAGGATCTGTACAAACGATTAATTGGAATGTAAATAACACAAACACGCTTCCAGGATCATCAAACGTAAATATAAAATTGTCGCTTGACGGAGGAACAACATTTCCTATTGTTTTAGCTGCTAATACTCCAAACGACGGTTCAGAATCTATAGTAGTTCCGTCAGAAATTGAAGTTTCTACAAATTGTAGACTTTTAATAGAGCCAGTTGGCAATATTTATTATGCTTTAAATTCTAAACCATTTGCTTTAGGATATACGGTTTCAACATCTTGTGCGTCTTATAGCTTTGGCGGAGGATACTCTACTGGCGATAATGTAAATGTTAATAAAACGGTTTCAGTGCCTGCTTCTACTGGATCAGTTTCAGATGTCAATGTTTCGGTAAATGTAACTCACGCAAGATTTTCAGACTTGACTATGCAAATTATAAGTCCAAAAGGAACAACAGTGACTTTGTTTAACAAAAACTGCGGCAGTACAAATTCAACTTTTGCTTTGCAGTTTGATGACAGCGGAACTGCTTTAAATTGCAGCACAACGACTAGCCAAATTGTTATTCCTTCAACAGCTCTAAGTGCTTTTAATGGAGAAAATCCTGAGGGAGCATGGACCTTTAGGGTTCTTGATGATACTGTGGGAGCTTTGGGGACAATAAATGCTGCGTCGGTAAATATTTGCGCTAAAACGTACACATTAGGAAATAAAGATTTTGAGAATGTTGCTTTTGTCGCGTACCCAAACCCAAACAAAGGGACTTTTACCGTACAGTTTGATAGAGATTCGATAAGCGAGATTAAAGTCTACGTGAATGATATTAATGGTAAATATGTTTACGATAGAGCTTTTCAAGGTTCAGGATATTTTATTCAAGATATCCAATTGCCAGATGTGCCTTCAGGTCTGTATTTTGTAACAGTTACTGATGGCAATAGAAAAGAGGTGACAAAAATATTGGTGAATTAG
- a CDS encoding cupin-like domain-containing protein, giving the protein MKLKQIERVKKISKDDFVSQYVKKQIPVVIEELTEDWPAYNKWKLSYIKEIAGDSIVPLYDDRPVNHEDGFNEAHTTMKMSDYIDLLEEKPTNYRIFLYNLMKEVPSLKNDFLWPDIGLKLVKQMPMLFFGGENSRVFMHYDIDYSNILHFHFHGEKQCMIFPPNQSKFMYKVPHALISREDIDFDNPDYEKFPALKNVEGYITNLKHGEMLYMPEGYWHYMKYLTPGFSMSLRSFPKNIVNLSKAAYNVFIMRHFDIMMRKIQGQKWIDYKNEKALKDTHQYLQRSL; this is encoded by the coding sequence ATGAAGTTAAAGCAAATTGAAAGGGTAAAAAAAATCTCAAAAGACGATTTTGTTTCCCAATATGTAAAAAAACAAATTCCTGTTGTTATCGAAGAATTGACCGAAGACTGGCCAGCTTACAACAAATGGAAATTATCTTATATAAAAGAAATAGCAGGAGATTCTATCGTTCCTTTGTACGACGACAGACCTGTAAATCATGAAGACGGTTTTAACGAGGCGCACACCACAATGAAAATGAGTGATTATATCGACTTATTAGAAGAAAAGCCTACCAACTACCGCATTTTTCTTTACAATCTAATGAAAGAGGTTCCTTCCTTAAAAAATGACTTCTTATGGCCCGATATTGGCTTAAAATTGGTAAAACAAATGCCGATGCTGTTCTTTGGAGGTGAAAATTCGAGAGTTTTTATGCATTATGACATTGATTACTCAAACATTCTCCATTTTCATTTTCATGGCGAAAAACAATGCATGATTTTTCCTCCCAATCAATCAAAATTTATGTATAAAGTGCCTCACGCGTTAATTTCAAGAGAAGACATCGATTTTGACAATCCCGATTATGAAAAATTTCCTGCGCTCAAAAATGTTGAAGGTTACATCACTAATCTAAAACATGGCGAAATGCTTTATATGCCCGAAGGATATTGGCACTATATGAAATATCTAACGCCTGGATTTTCGATGAGCCTACGCTCTTTTCCAAAAAACATTGTCAACTTGTCTAAAGCGGCATATAATGTTTTTATTATGCGCCATTTTGATATTATGATGCGAAAAATCCAAGGCCAGAAGTGGATTGACTATAAAAATGAAAAGGCTCTTAAAGATACGCATCAGTACCTGCAGCGTTCCCTTTAA
- a CDS encoding T9SS sorting signal type C domain-containing protein, which produces MKKDLLTMLNFFSFSTLVTYIEKPLKSSRKFKILLILALSFFYTVSKAQTLAHSLTASNSSFPLPAGMDEVTVEAWGAGGAGGGATAGGGNGRGGAGGAGGTYALGKISTVGRQSLNVVVAKATAGASGNGATGEASYVTNFEGVFYAPGGHGGNANPATGPTPSAVAGTTGAIGSISTMNGGASTGGATTLLGLLLSSGNGGRGANFGTGLGGAGGVGFASVLGANGPGDSGKEYGGGGAGAASSVDAQIGGSGARGQVNITYTCKTYSITSMSATNVCTSVGTSSQVQLISTPANLPIGKYTVNYHRSNPSATNLTTTMVVTTAGSGSFTASGFTNTGNSNIVLNSLTSVDCTSSIGLSTQIVIAAQPTITLGTVNAVCESASAQTANLSYSGTTSSPTTYSITWNASPANSFLPVSNAALPATPISIAVPAGTAAGTYTGLLTVTNAVGCVSAPTNFTVTVNPLPTITLGATTAVCTSSSAQTTPLPYSAVTNSPTTYSITWNASPTNSFLPVSNVTLAASPITISIPANTAAGTYTGTLTVKNAAGCTSAANNFTVVVSGPPTITLGTASSVCLSASAQTSSLSYSATTNSPTTYSITWNASPTNTFLPVSNATLTSSPISIAVPAGTAAGTYTGTLTVKNANGCVSAPSNFTVTVNPLPTITLGTAGPVCFSPSAQTASLSYSAPTNLPTSYSIVWNASPTNNFAAVTDAVLGASPISIAVPAGTAAGTYTGTLTVKNGNGCVSAPSNFTITVNPLPSITLGTASAVCLSASAQTASLSYSAPTNLPTSYSIVWNASPTNNFAAVTDAALGASPISIAVPAGTAAGTYTGTLTVKNGNGCVSVPSNFTITVNPLPSITLGTAGAVCFSASAQTASLSYSAPTNLPTSYSIVWNASPTNNFAAVTDAALGASPISIAVPAGTATGTYTGTLTVKNGNGCVSAPNNFTITVNPLPSITLGTAGAVCFSASAQTASLSYSAPTNLPTSYSIVWNASPTNNFAAVTDAALGASPISIAVPAGTAVGTYTGTLTVKNAVGCVSTANNFTVTVNPLPSITLGTAGAVCFSASAQTASLSYSAPTNLPTSYSIVWNSSPTNNFAAVTDAALGASPISIAVPAGTAAGTYTGTLTVKNANGCVSAPSNFAITVNPLPSIALGTAGAVCFSASAQTASLSYSAPTNLPTSYSIIWNSSPTNNFAAVTDAALGASPISIAVPAGTAAGTYTGTLTVKNGNGCVSAPSNFTITVNEVPTITTSGNLTSICQSSSLQMASLPYTATTGSPIRYSIDWATLNDQGITDFSFDSGAGNINNIFIPANTAAGTYSGVMTIFTAAGCLATQTISLTINSVPTISTAGVFTPVCPSPSAQNTTLSYNSTTGSPISYAIDWVALTDQGTTPFPFSSGSGDIINVNVPANTASGTYNGIMTITTSGGCQASQSVSLTVNPIVAAPTASVTQLPTCVNNTGVITVTSPASGTGYTYSIDGIDFSNTSGVFAGLSSGVYNVQVKSISSGCESDSTPVTINAFVTKAWNGSADANWGNPANWTPPGVPIATDCIDIPDTAVDPIISGTNANFFVSRLTIENNGSLIVEGTNTITVTNEVNVLGNGTFIFENNSSLVQISDVANTGNIIYNRNTTPVRRYDVTYWSSPVTRDPAFTLHDLSPNTLFDKFHKYNPSTGWVLINNGAGEMVKGNGYSIRAPQFYDLNNPLIYGGQFKGTPNNGLITGPPMVAEKLVLLGNPYPSAVYADQFIHDNADRLYGTLYFWTHNTPPSKIPGTNTFAYTSSDFAYYNLSGEIEVGQMDGTGATSPGNQAAPLGYIAAGQGFFAKAITGQSVVFTNSMRVANRNSQFYKSAAASTDIEKHRLWLNLTNTEGAFKQLLIGYVTGATNSWDNSYDAITLNANPYVDFYSINEGKKLVIQGRAVPFVVSDTIPLGYKSTIPEGRFTIAIDHTDGSLSTQDIYLQDKVTHTIHNLKTGGYTFTSAPGTFLNRFVLRYTSQDGGKPLGNQDFENQDQQIVVSVKDKNIKLQSISEQDNLKEATIYDMEGKQLYLKKQIGSKEWLITNFQSGPQILLVKMTLDSGKTVTKKIIFR; this is translated from the coding sequence ATGAAAAAAGATTTACTTACTATGCTGAATTTCTTCAGCTTTTCAACTTTAGTAACTTATATTGAGAAACCCTTAAAATCTAGTAGAAAATTTAAAATCCTCCTGATTTTAGCTTTATCATTTTTCTATACCGTTTCAAAAGCGCAAACTTTAGCGCATTCATTAACAGCTAGCAATTCGTCTTTCCCTCTTCCAGCAGGGATGGACGAAGTTACGGTTGAAGCTTGGGGAGCTGGAGGTGCAGGAGGGGGCGCCACGGCTGGCGGAGGAAACGGAAGAGGTGGAGCAGGTGGTGCTGGAGGGACTTATGCTTTAGGAAAGATTTCTACAGTTGGAAGGCAAAGTTTAAATGTTGTTGTTGCCAAGGCTACAGCGGGAGCATCAGGTAATGGAGCTACAGGAGAGGCGTCTTATGTAACAAATTTTGAAGGTGTTTTTTATGCTCCTGGTGGTCATGGAGGTAATGCTAACCCAGCAACAGGACCTACTCCAAGTGCCGTTGCAGGAACCACAGGCGCTATTGGAAGTATAAGCACAATGAATGGCGGAGCTTCAACTGGAGGTGCTACTACTTTATTAGGTTTACTTCTTTCATCAGGAAATGGAGGTCGAGGAGCTAATTTTGGAACTGGACTAGGAGGAGCTGGAGGAGTAGGTTTTGCGAGTGTCTTAGGCGCAAATGGTCCAGGAGATTCTGGAAAAGAGTATGGAGGGGGAGGTGCTGGAGCAGCAAGCTCTGTAGATGCGCAAATTGGAGGAAGTGGCGCAAGAGGTCAAGTTAATATTACATACACTTGTAAAACATATAGTATTACGTCAATGTCAGCGACAAATGTTTGTACGTCGGTTGGAACTAGCTCTCAAGTGCAATTGATAAGCACGCCAGCCAATTTACCGATAGGTAAATATACGGTTAACTATCATAGGAGCAATCCTTCGGCTACAAATTTAACAACAACAATGGTTGTGACAACGGCCGGATCTGGAAGCTTTACGGCAAGTGGATTTACCAACACAGGAAATAGCAATATTGTACTTAATTCCTTAACATCTGTTGATTGTACGTCTTCAATAGGGCTATCAACGCAAATTGTAATAGCAGCTCAGCCAACAATAACTTTGGGAACCGTTAATGCAGTATGCGAAAGTGCTAGTGCACAAACAGCTAATTTGAGTTATAGCGGAACGACAAGTTCGCCGACAACTTACAGTATAACTTGGAATGCATCTCCGGCCAATAGTTTTTTGCCAGTTTCAAATGCTGCTTTACCTGCAACTCCAATTAGTATTGCAGTTCCTGCGGGAACGGCTGCAGGAACATATACAGGCTTATTAACCGTTACCAACGCGGTTGGGTGTGTATCTGCTCCAACTAATTTTACCGTAACGGTCAATCCTTTGCCGACCATAACATTAGGCGCGACTACCGCAGTGTGTACAAGCTCAAGTGCGCAGACCACACCTCTGCCTTATAGTGCAGTTACAAACTCTCCAACAACTTACAGTATAACTTGGAATGCTAGTCCAACAAATAGTTTTTTACCGGTTTCAAATGTAACCTTGGCCGCGAGTCCGATTACTATTTCGATACCTGCCAATACAGCAGCGGGAACTTACACAGGAACATTAACAGTTAAAAATGCGGCTGGATGCACATCAGCAGCGAATAATTTTACTGTTGTGGTAAGTGGGCCTCCTACAATTACGCTTGGTACAGCATCATCAGTCTGTTTAAGCGCTTCAGCTCAAACTTCAAGTTTGAGTTATAGTGCGACAACGAACTCCCCAACAACTTACAGTATTACATGGAATGCCAGTCCGACAAATACTTTCTTGCCAGTTTCAAATGCTACGCTAACATCTAGTCCGATCAGCATCGCAGTTCCTGCGGGAACAGCCGCGGGCACGTATACGGGCACATTAACGGTAAAAAATGCAAACGGCTGTGTGTCTGCGCCAAGCAATTTTACCGTAACCGTCAATCCATTGCCAACCATAACATTGGGAACTGCGGGACCAGTTTGTTTTAGCCCCTCAGCTCAAACGGCCAGTTTAAGCTATAGCGCTCCAACAAATTTGCCTACAAGTTACAGCATTGTTTGGAATGCAAGTCCGACCAATAATTTTGCAGCGGTTACAGATGCGGTTTTAGGAGCAAGCCCGATTAGCATTGCGGTTCCTGCGGGCACGGCTGCGGGCACGTATACGGGAACTTTAACGGTGAAAAACGGAAACGGCTGCGTTTCTGCTCCGAGCAATTTTACCATAACGGTCAATCCATTGCCATCGATAACGTTGGGAACTGCGAGTGCGGTTTGTTTGAGCGCCTCAGCTCAAACCGCAAGTTTAAGCTATAGCGCTCCAACAAATCTGCCAACTTCTTACAGCATTGTTTGGAATGCAAGTCCGACCAATAATTTTGCAGCGGTTACAGATGCGGCTTTAGGAGCAAGCCCAATCAGCATTGCGGTTCCTGCGGGAACGGCCGCGGGCACGTATACGGGAACTTTAACGGTGAAAAACGGAAACGGCTGCGTTTCTGTTCCGAGCAATTTTACTATAACAGTCAATCCATTGCCATCGATAACATTGGGAACTGCGGGAGCGGTTTGTTTTAGCGCTTCGGCTCAAACCGCAAGTTTAAGCTATAGCGCTCCAACTAATTTGCCTACAAGTTACAGCATTGTTTGGAATGCAAGTCCGACCAATAATTTTGCAGCGGTTACAGATGCGGCTTTAGGAGCAAGCCCGATCAGCATTGCGGTTCCTGCGGGCACGGCCACGGGCACGTATACGGGAACTTTAACAGTGAAAAACGGAAATGGCTGCGTGTCTGCTCCGAACAATTTTACTATAACAGTCAATCCATTGCCATCGATAACATTGGGAACTGCGGGTGCGGTTTGTTTTAGCGCTTCGGCGCAGACGGCAAGCTTAAGCTATAGCGCTCCAACAAATTTACCTACAAGTTACAGCATAGTTTGGAATGCAAGTCCGACCAATAATTTTGCAGCGGTCACAGATGCGGCTTTAGGAGCAAGTCCGATTAGCATTGCGGTTCCTGCGGGCACGGCTGTTGGAACCTATACAGGAACTTTAACAGTTAAAAATGCAGTTGGATGCGTGTCTACAGCAAACAATTTTACCGTAACAGTCAATCCATTGCCATCGATAACATTGGGAACTGCGGGTGCGGTTTGTTTTAGCGCTTCGGCTCAAACCGCAAGTTTAAGCTATAGCGCTCCAACTAATTTGCCTACAAGTTACAGCATTGTTTGGAATTCAAGTCCGACCAATAATTTTGCAGCGGTTACAGATGCGGCTTTAGGAGCAAGTCCGATCAGCATTGCGGTTCCTGCGGGCACGGCCGCGGGCACGTATACGGGCACATTAACGGTGAAAAATGCAAACGGCTGCGTTTCTGCGCCAAGCAATTTTGCCATAACGGTCAATCCGTTGCCATCGATAGCATTGGGAACTGCGGGTGCGGTTTGTTTTAGCGCTTCGGCTCAAACGGCCAGCTTAAGCTATAGCGCTCCAACAAATCTGCCAACTTCCTACAGTATAATTTGGAATTCAAGTCCGACCAATAATTTTGCAGCGGTTACAGATGCGGCTTTAGGAGCAAGTCCGATTAGCATTGCGGTTCCTGCGGGAACGGCTGCGGGCACGTATACGGGAACCTTAACGGTGAAAAACGGAAACGGCTGCGTGTCCGCTCCGAGCAATTTTACCATAACGGTTAATGAAGTTCCCACCATCACAACATCAGGAAATCTGACTTCAATTTGTCAAAGTTCATCATTACAAATGGCTTCTTTGCCTTATACTGCAACGACAGGTTCTCCAATAAGGTATTCAATAGATTGGGCAACACTAAATGATCAAGGCATCACTGATTTTTCTTTTGATTCTGGAGCAGGAAATATCAACAACATTTTTATTCCAGCGAATACTGCAGCTGGAACTTATAGCGGAGTAATGACAATTTTTACTGCAGCTGGATGTTTGGCAACTCAAACAATTTCATTAACCATTAATAGTGTTCCGACTATAAGCACAGCGGGAGTTTTTACCCCAGTTTGTCCAAGTCCATCTGCACAAAATACTACTTTAAGCTATAATTCGACTACTGGTTCGCCAATTAGCTATGCTATTGATTGGGTTGCTTTGACAGATCAAGGAACCACACCATTTCCTTTTAGTTCCGGGTCTGGAGATATTATAAATGTGAATGTTCCTGCAAACACCGCTTCGGGAACTTACAACGGTATAATGACTATTACAACTTCAGGCGGATGCCAAGCCAGCCAGAGCGTTTCTTTAACAGTAAATCCAATAGTAGCAGCACCGACAGCTTCTGTTACTCAATTGCCAACTTGTGTAAATAATACAGGCGTGATTACGGTTACTTCGCCTGCGTCTGGAACTGGATATACGTACAGTATAGACGGCATAGATTTTAGCAATACTTCAGGAGTGTTTGCAGGTTTGTCTTCTGGGGTGTACAATGTTCAAGTGAAAAGCATTTCGTCAGGCTGTGAATCAGATTCGACACCAGTCACAATAAATGCTTTTGTTACGAAAGCATGGAATGGAAGCGCTGATGCCAATTGGGGAAATCCTGCAAATTGGACACCGCCAGGCGTTCCTATTGCTACTGATTGCATAGATATTCCCGATACGGCAGTTGATCCAATTATTTCGGGAACTAATGCTAATTTTTTTGTCAGCAGATTAACCATTGAAAATAATGGTTCTCTAATCGTAGAAGGAACGAATACAATTACCGTTACCAATGAAGTAAATGTATTGGGTAATGGTACTTTTATATTTGAAAACAATTCGAGTTTAGTGCAAATTTCAGATGTAGCGAATACAGGAAATATTATTTACAATAGAAATACGACACCGGTAAGACGTTACGATGTTACCTACTGGTCTTCGCCAGTAACTCGTGATCCTGCGTTTACCTTACATGATTTATCTCCCAATACATTATTTGATAAATTTCATAAATACAATCCATCAACGGGTTGGGTTTTAATTAATAATGGAGCAGGAGAAATGGTAAAAGGGAATGGATACAGTATTCGCGCTCCGCAATTTTATGATTTAAATAATCCCTTGATTTATGGGGGACAATTTAAAGGGACGCCAAATAATGGTTTGATTACGGGACCGCCTATGGTTGCTGAAAAATTAGTTCTTTTGGGAAATCCATATCCTTCAGCAGTTTATGCAGATCAGTTTATTCATGATAATGCAGATCGACTTTATGGGACATTGTATTTTTGGACACATAATACTCCTCCTTCCAAAATTCCGGGCACTAATACCTTTGCTTATACGAGCAGTGATTTTGCTTATTATAATTTATCTGGAGAGATCGAAGTAGGACAAATGGATGGAACAGGAGCAACATCCCCAGGAAATCAGGCGGCACCGTTAGGCTATATTGCCGCTGGACAGGGCTTTTTTGCAAAAGCGATAACAGGACAAAGCGTTGTTTTTACAAATTCGATGCGTGTTGCGAACCGCAACAGTCAGTTTTACAAATCGGCAGCCGCTTCTACCGATATAGAAAAACATCGCTTATGGCTGAACTTAACGAATACAGAAGGAGCCTTCAAACAATTGCTTATCGGCTATGTAACAGGCGCCACTAATTCATGGGACAATAGTTACGATGCAATAACGTTGAATGCAAACCCTTATGTTGATTTTTATAGCATTAATGAAGGCAAAAAATTGGTCATTCAAGGGAGAGCGGTGCCTTTTGTTGTGTCCGATACGATTCCGTTAGGTTATAAATCTACAATTCCAGAAGGGCGCTTTACCATTGCGATAGATCATACTGATGGAAGTTTAAGCACTCAGGATATTTACTTGCAGGACAAAGTGACCCATACGATTCATAATCTTAAAACTGGGGGGTATACATTTACATCGGCGCCGGGAACTTTTCTAAATCGTTTTGTATTGCGTTATACTAGTCAGGATGGAGGCAAACCGTTGGGTAATCAAGATTTTGAGAATCAGGATCAGCAGATCGTTGTTTCTGTTAAGGATAAAAACATCAAACTGCAATCTATTTCGGAGCAGGACAATCTTAAAGAAGCCACGATTTATGATATGGAAGGCAAACAGCTATATCTTAAAAAACAAATCGGAAGTAAGGAATGGCTCATCACAAACTTTCAATCGGGGCCACAAATCTTATTGGTCAAAATGACTTTGGACAGCGGAAAAACAGTCACAAAGAAGATCATATTTAGATAA
- a CDS encoding bifunctional riboflavin kinase/FAD synthetase, whose amino-acid sequence MKLFHSINDFQSTKKTILTLGTFDGVHIGHKKILERITQQTENGKYESLVLTFFPHPRMVLQEKSEIRLLNTIDEKIKLLEATGIENLVVHPFNESFSRLTAEEFVRTILVEKFQIQKIIIGHDHRFGRNRTANIDDLIAFGIEYGFEVEQISAEEIQDVSVSSTKIRKALNEGQMDLANEYLGYSYFLNGTIVKGKQLGRTIGFPTANIHIEEDYKLIPKIGVYVVKATINGETVFGMMNIGFNPTVNGDKQTIEVHLFDFSKDIYDQNIEVSLLHYIREEQKFSSVDALKAQLHQDQTDSLAFIHSSSKNQTA is encoded by the coding sequence TTGAAGCTCTTTCATTCTATAAACGATTTTCAGTCAACCAAGAAAACAATTTTAACTCTTGGCACCTTTGACGGCGTGCATATTGGTCATAAAAAAATTCTCGAGCGAATTACGCAGCAAACTGAAAACGGAAAGTATGAAAGTCTGGTTCTTACCTTTTTCCCGCATCCGCGAATGGTTCTTCAAGAGAAATCTGAAATTAGGCTACTCAATACCATTGATGAAAAGATAAAACTTTTGGAAGCGACAGGTATAGAAAACCTTGTTGTCCATCCTTTTAACGAAAGTTTTTCGAGACTGACTGCGGAAGAATTTGTTCGAACCATTTTAGTAGAAAAATTTCAGATTCAAAAAATCATTATTGGCCATGACCATCGTTTTGGCCGCAATAGAACTGCAAATATTGACGATTTAATCGCTTTTGGAATTGAGTATGGGTTTGAAGTTGAACAAATTTCTGCCGAAGAAATCCAAGATGTTTCGGTAAGTTCAACCAAAATCAGGAAAGCTTTAAACGAAGGCCAGATGGATTTGGCCAATGAATATTTAGGCTACAGCTATTTCTTGAACGGAACTATTGTAAAAGGAAAACAGCTCGGGCGAACTATTGGTTTTCCTACTGCTAATATTCATATTGAAGAAGATTATAAACTAATACCAAAAATTGGCGTCTATGTTGTCAAAGCCACTATAAATGGCGAAACCGTTTTTGGCATGATGAATATTGGTTTTAACCCAACTGTTAATGGCGATAAGCAAACCATCGAAGTGCATCTGTTTGATTTCAGCAAAGACATTTACGATCAGAATATTGAAGTTTCTTTGCTTCATTACATACGTGAAGAACAAAAATTTAGTTCGGTAGATGCTTTAAAAGCGCAGCTTCATCAAGATCAGACCGATTCTTTGGCTTTTATACATTCTTCATCAAAAAACCAGACTGCATAG